The Montipora capricornis isolate CH-2021 chromosome 3, ASM3666992v2, whole genome shotgun sequence genome window below encodes:
- the LOC138039852 gene encoding uncharacterized protein yields the protein MSRVHHLDEYDPNIAVSGYKLERIKSCKLLGVHINEYLKWDDHIKHTVSGCYATLSILGKLKYLAKFELRKQLAETLILSKLDYADLVFYPLPQFLLRRLQRVQFAAASSVLGHYVKNFRDILKIGWLPINERRDLNLLKSCFKALHNAETWPDYLKVIKQECPKELRSSNSIRLVVPTENGTFQDNGSKLFNNLPETIRNCKD from the coding sequence ATGTCCAGAGTACATCACCTTGACGAGTACGATCCTAACATCGCAGTCAGTGGTTATAAACTAGAACGTATTAAATCTTGCAAACTGCTTGGAGTTCACATCAATGAATACCTTAAGTGGGACGATCACATCAAGCACACGGTATCAGGATGCTACGCCACTCTATCAATACTAGGAAAACTGAAATATCTCGCTAAATTTGAGCTCAGAAAGCAGCTAGCAGAAACATTGATTCTGTCAAAACTAGATTATGCCGATCTGGTTTTTTACCCTTTACCACAATTCTTACTTCGCCGTTTGCAACGGGTTCAATTTGCTGCTGCAAGTTCTGTACTCGGTCACTATGTTAAGAACTTTCGGGATATACTAAAAATCGGATGGCTTCCAATCAATGAGAGAAGAGATCTGAACCTTCTGAAATCATGCTTTAAAGCTTTGCATAACGCTGAGACTTGGCCAGATTATCTTAAAGTAATAAAACAGGAATGCCCAAAGGAACTGCGCTCAAGCAATTCAATTAGATTAGTGGTCCCGACCGAAAACGGCACTTTCCAAGATAATGGGTCGAAGCTTTTTAATAATCTACCAGAAACTATTCGAAACTGTAAAGATTAA
- the LOC138042238 gene encoding uncharacterized protein yields the protein MLHEPYTALSEVHVTQRQNALNWVVLNCSVPVNFFQVGSQLFFLEPPENDSNLNHYCRARSSASFPSISLKFGVFTGEKKPQFPCKSWLSVAFMTPTCRTLRLRQFEPSEAKYFQLFKRSQSGFNNVFWPNNYTTGFGKDKEKDCGAFDGISSVKIAEKMMDSEFRSFLLKSNVKKSHFRVWNRRRNLRGCCCGNIAQASERRRRKSLQRSPWKRIHFIKL from the exons ATGCTCCATGAACCGTACACTGCGTTGTCTGAGGTACATGTTACACAAAGACAGaatgcactgaattgggtggtattgaactgcagcgttccagttaatttttttcaagtggggagTCAACTCTTTTTCCTAGAACCCCCTGAGAATGATTCAAATTTGAATCATTACTGTAGAGCTCGTAGCTCTGCGTCCTTTCCATCGATctcgctgaaatttggcgtgtttactggggagaaaAAGCCCCAGTTTCCCTGTAAATCCTGGCTTTCTGTAGctttcatgacgcctacatGTCGGACATTGCGACtcaggcaatttgagccgaGCGAGGCgaaatattttcaacttttcaagcGATCGCAGAGCGGTTTTAATAACGTTTTTTGGCCAAACAATTACACTACAGGCTtcggaaaggataaagaaaaggacTGTGGTGCATttgatggaatttcaagcgttaaaatcgctgaaaag ATGATGGACAGTGAATTTAGAAGCTTTCTTTTGAAGTCAAACGTAAAGAAGAGTCACTTTCGAGTCTGGAACAGGAGGAG GAATTTAAGAGGCTGCTGCTGTGGTAATATTGCCCAGGCTTCTGAAAGAAGGAGGAGGAAGTCCCTCCAAAGATCTCCATG GAAGAGGATTCATTTTATAAAGCTATAG
- the LOC138042237 gene encoding glycine betaine transporter 1-like codes for MEIEENVQEKFRWFRFSLKCGRFSITIRFNPVVSILSAVIIWAFVIWCSIEAESAEKEMIKWMKWITHTCTWLYIGSQDVWAIFIIVLYFSKYGNMKLGKPADKPDFSDATYFTMLFAAGIGVGLFYFGVAEPVFHYASTVSYKSGNRYFGRYNDNQRAQDAMNLTLFHWGIHAWIVYVIVGLLLAFVGYKKGLPMTIRSCFYPLIGDKIFGWMGDAVDILSVVCTMFGVCTSLGLGCIQMNTGFNRVFDKIEFSKTNQIIIIWCVTACATASVVSGLKVGIRRLSEICFTIGMFIMLIGFFYEDTWHILNVYVQSIGYYIQWIVQLGFHTDAFAQLGNAPDGKQAQFWMNDWTIFYWGWWIAWSPFVGMFIAKISKGRTIKQFINGTMTAPIIYSFLWFCIFGSAGLKMERDAERANITCSSALGGKNSTESMNGLYRLSCRQTNEMWFDVMGQYGDLGMFLSIVSLIGIIFYFVTSSDSGSLVIDCLSANGDPDPPIIQRVFWALTEGACATALLYAGGPSGLKALQSMSIASGVPYTILLCFMCVALWRAVKMEAGDLDQHGPKFSTGLLDVISNPTFSGIGKVLLAAVAPWYPMGRAAYKLGGSKDRQWLYMLILAVPFYLWILLLCLESVVAGLSYVGWAVLFGFFAYGTAIRNAMREKYNIYGNMVEDFFAVMLTYPFAAAQMEHHVNHINSIDLGGKSAANGASSHEIDLCEVHTNTVAENGSGMETRHTNGAISTPKTKNDAAPSKFDQPSIVVANLTHTDENLPPYEDAKL; via the exons atggaaatagaaGAAAACGTTCAGGAGAAGTTTCGTTGGTTTCGTTTTAGCTTGAAATGTGGACGATTTTCAATCACTATTCGATTCAACCCAGTCGTATCTATTCTTTCAGCCGTGATTATTTGGGCCTTTGTGATCTGGTGTTCGATTGAGGCCGAATCGGCAGAGAAAGAGATGATTAAATGGATGAAATGGATCACGCACACCTGTACCTGGTTATACATTGGTTCACAAGATGTCTGGGCTATCTTCATCATCGTGCTGTACTTCTCCAAATACGGCAACATGAAACTGGGAAAACCGGCCGACAAACCGGATTTTAGTGACGCTACGTACTTCACGATGCTCTTCGCTGCTGGAATTGGTGTCGGTCTGTTCTACTTCGGAGTTG CTGAACCAGTTTTCCATTATGCCTCTACAGTAAGCTACAAGTCTGGAAATCGCTATTTTGGCAG GTATAACGATAATCAGAGAGCTCAGGATGCTATGAATTTGACTCTCTTTCATTGGGGTATACACGCCTGGATCGTGTACGTTATCGTTGGACTTCTCCTTGCCTTTGTTGGTTACAAAAAAGGCCTtcctatgaccattcgatcctGCTTCTACCCTCTTATCGGAGACAAGATATTCGGTTGGATGGGCGATGCAGTGGATATCCTGTCAGTAGTTTGCACCATGTTTGGCGTTTGCACCAGTCTTGGACTCGGCTGCATCCAGATGAATACCGGCTTCAACCGCGTTTTTGACAAGATCGAATTCTCTAAAACGAATCAAATCATCATCATTTGGTGCGTGACAGCCTGTGCGACTGCCTCAGTTGTCAGTGGCCTGAAAGTTGGAATTCGACGGCTAAGCGAGATCTGCTTCACCATTGGCATGTTCATCATGTTGATTGGCTTCTTCTACGAGGACACTTGGCACATACTCAATGTTTACGTTCAAAGCATTGGATACTACATCCAGTGGATCGTCCAACTTGGCTTCCACACAGATGCATTTGCTCAACTCGGAAACGCACCAGACGGAAAACAGGCGCAGTTTTGGATGAACGATTGGACGATCTTCTACTGGGGCTGGTGGATCGCATGGTCTCCTTTCGTGGGTATGTTTATCGCCAAGATCTCAAAAGGTAGAACCATCAAACAATTCATTAATGGTACAATGACAGCTCCAATTATATATTCGTTTCTGTGGTTTTGCATCTTTGGCAGTGCAGGCTTGAAAATGGAAAGAGATGCCGAGAGAGCAAACATCACGTGTTCATCTGCCCTTGGAGGAAAGAACAGTACAGAGTCGATGAACGGACTGTACCGGTTATCGTGTAGACAAACGAACGAGATGTGGTTTGACGTAATGGGCCAATATGGTGATCTTGGAATGTTCCTCTCAATCGTGTCTCTCATTGGAATCATCTTCTACTTCGTCACAAGCTCCGACAGCGGTTCCTTAGTGATTGATTGTCTCTCCGCCAACGGTGATCCGGATCCTCCTATCATCCAGCGTGTATTTTGGGCCTTAACCGAAGGCGCATGTGCCACAGCTCTGCTCTATGCGGGAGGCCCAAGCGGACTAAAGGCTCTTCAATCAATGTCCATAGCATCAGGTGTCCCTTATACTATTCTACTGTGCTTCATGTGCGTGGCATTGTGGAGAGCAGTTAAGATGGAAGCTGGTGACCTTGATCAGCACGGTCCAAAGTTCAGCACTGGTCTATTAGACGTAATAAGCAATCCGACGTTCTCAGGCATCGGTAAAGTACTTTTGGCTGCCGTCGCCCCATGGTATCCCATGGGAAGAGCTGCTTACAAACTTGGTGGATCAAAAGACCGGCAATGGCTCTACATGCTCATTCTGGCAGTTCCGTTTTATCTTTGGATTTTACTGTTATGTCTGGAATCTGTCGTTGCTGGCCTATCCTACGTTGGGTGGGCTGTGCTGTTTGGGTTCTTCGCGTATGGCACAGCCATTCGCAATGCCATGCGGGAGAAGTACAACATATACGGAAACATGGTTGAAGATTTCTTTGCAGTGATGTTAACGTACCCTTTTGCTGCTGCTCAGATGGAACATCACGTCAATCATATCAATAGTATCGACCTGGGTGGAAAAAGTGCTGCAAACGGTGCATCAAGCCATGAAATTGATCTGTGTGAGGTTCACACAAATACCGTGGCTGAAAACGGCAGTGGCATGGAGACGAGACATACCAACGGCGCGATCTCCACtccaaaaactaaaaatgaTGCCGCCCCGTCGAAATTTGACCAGCCCTCTATTGTGGTAGCTAATCTAACGCACACTGATGAGAACCTTCCTCCTTATGAGGATGCGAAGTTATAA
- the LOC138042239 gene encoding uncharacterized protein — translation MFTDNTGSVRLVLWEEDTTKMQSGQCYSMTNVAVKDYNGTNYLTLTKHTKVNAAELQVDRQDVAVDNGKQMQVAFPPEGINYVQQYLSCNKCHAKVMDSPKKIIKYSECGLTQLKSKCSSKIIASILTKTDKDTMSLNIFDNIIEELYTLYKEQDGDIDKLFTELTDDDVTEILLTVNATVIFNDKKNASAVIKL, via the coding sequence ATGTTCACGGACAACACTGGCTCAGTCCGCCTTGTCCTATGGGAAGAGGACACAACAAAAATGCAGTCCGGCCAATGTTACAGCATGACAAATGTAGCTGTCAAAGATTACAATGGTACAAACTACTTGACATTGACCAAGCACACCAAAGTAAATGCAGCTGAACTTCAAGTTGACCGACAAGATGTTGCAGTTGATAATGGAAAACAAATGCAGGTGGCATTCCCACCAGAAGGCATAAACTATGTGCAACAATACCTTAGCTGTAACAAGTGTCATGCAAAAGTCATGGACAGTcccaaaaaaattatcaaatacaGCGAATGTGGACTGACTCAACTGAAGTCCAAATGTTCCTCCAAGATTATTGCCAGCATTCTGACTAAAACTGACAAAGACACAATGTCACTCAACATATTTGACAACATTATCGAAGAGCTCTACACGTTGTACAAAGAGCAGGATGGTGACATCGATAAACTGTTTACAGAACTCACAGATGATGATGTGACTGAAATTCTATTAACAGTTAACGCAACAGTTATTTTCAACGATAAGAAAAATGCTAGCGCAGTCATAAAACTATAA